Proteins found in one Megalobrama amblycephala isolate DHTTF-2021 linkage group LG5, ASM1881202v1, whole genome shotgun sequence genomic segment:
- the LOC125268090 gene encoding macrophage-expressed gene 1 protein-like yields the protein MESRALCLLMLCCFIDVCNLHPLIHPSNGLGVCRKNSSLTALEVLPGGGWDNLRNIDMGRVMNLSYSQCQTTEDGVYLIPDEVFVIPQKVSGVETHSEIIMSWLNQTSSTSSSINADGSFLSALNGKYSEENKRMKTHQVKDNSVTSRVQIRNRLYTVKAYPDFTLDSRFAQQAVEIADAIENNQTHLATYLSEKLILDYGTHVITSVDAGATLVQEDYLKKSFVSSSQSDMSSVSASAGLNFFHKLKFDISSKESQESSQTQGYQSNIAYSLIQSHGGALFYPGMTLQKWQLSTLNNLVAIDRSGLPLHYFLNPSTFPDLPALTVNKMASSVQQAALKYYRINKRPGCVIPDSPNFNFQANIDDASCEGPVTNLSFGGIYQQCTSLTDGDTICGETAQTNPATGGYSCPPFYYPTLLRSERVEKDYTRRECYTYYESCGFFGLSSCTQTECNDVYHVRRAQVNTYWCFSNGKIPEYSGYLFGGLFGPSLQNPLTKSNSCPPNYFALKFLSNGMMVCLSKDYEAGTRFSVPFGGFFSCQSGNPLSNGQSRCPPQFSQHLAAISDGCEVLYCVQSGAFTEGQLNPIRLPPFIRKPLVGMNATNTVTVMTEGDRSWVRDGENKKWRLAKPGEVNRMDIVSESDMSSSQMSGGEIAGVAVGVMVLIALVVAGTVFLMKKRRSSGLRVTGGYQEL from the exons ATGGAGTCTAGAGCATTGTGTCTGCTGATGCTCTGCTGTTTTATCGATGTCTGCAACCTTCATCCGCTCATTCATCCCAGTAATGGACTTGGTGTGTGTCGTAAAAACTCAAGTTTGACAGCGCTGGAGGTTCTACCAGGTGGAGGCTGGGATAACCTGCGCAACATAGACATGGGACGGGTGATGAATCTGAGCTATTCCCAGTGTCAGACCACAGAAGACGGTGTCTATCTCATTCCAGATGAAGTTTTTGTCATACCACAGAAGGTGAGCGGAGTGGAAACACACTCAGAGATCATCATGTCATGGCTGAACCAGACAAGCTCTACGTCAAGCTCCATTAATGCTGATGGTTCTTTCCTTTCTGCGCTTAACGGAAAATACTCTGAAGAAAACAAACGCATGAAAACCCACCAAGTGAAAGATAATTCTGTAACATCACGGGTTCAA atCCGTAACCGGCTGTACACAGTAAAGGCGTATCCTGACTTCACTCTGGACTCCCGCTTCGCTCAACAGGCGGTGGAAATCGCAGATGCTATTGAGAACAATCAAACCCATCTTGCAACTTACCTGTCAGAGAAACTCATACTTGATTATGGTACCCATGTCATTACAAGTGTTGATGCTGGTGCTACTTTGGTGCAAGaggattatttaaaaaagtcttTTGTCTCCAGCAGTCAGTCCGATATGTCTTCTGTTTCTGCATCAGCAGGCTTGAACTTTTTCCACAAACTTAAGTTTGATATTAGCAGCAAGGAATCCCAAGAAAGTTCACAAACTCAGGGGTATCAGAGTAACATTGCATATTCTTTAATTCAGAGCCATGGTGGAGCTTTATTCTACCCAGGCATGACTCTGCAGAAGTGGCAATTGAGTACGCTCAATAATCTGGTGGCTATTGACCGCTCTGGACTGCCGCTGCACTATTTTCTTAATCCATCCACATTCCCAGACCTCCCAGCACTAACAGTTAATAAAATGGCTTCATCAGTTCAGCAGGCTGCACTGAAATACTATAGGATAAACAAACGTCCAGGGTGTGTAATTCCAGATTCCCCAAATTTTAACTTTCAGGCAAACATAGATGATGCTTCCTGTGAGGGTCCAGTCACCAATCTTAGCTTTGGTGGAATTTACCAACAATGCACTTCACTGACAGATGGAGATACTATCTGTGGTGAGACAGCACAGACAAATCCAGCTACTGGTGGTTATTCTTGCCCTCCTTTTTACTATCCCACTTTATTACGCTCTGAAAGAGTAGAAAAAGATTATACTCGTCGTGAGTGCTACACATATTATGAAAGTTGTGGGTTCTTTGGGTTGTCAAGTTGTACGCAGACAGAATGTAATGATGTTTATCATGTCCGTCGTGCACAAGTTAACACCTACTGGTGTTTCTCAAATGGAAAAATCCCTGAGTACTCTGGATATCTGTTTGGAGGTCTGTTTGGACCATCTTTACAAAACCCTCTGACCAAATCCAATAGCTGTCCTCCAAACTACTTTGCTCTAAAGTTCTTGTCTAATGGCATGATGGTTTGTCTGAGCAAAGATTATGAGGCCGGAACAAGATTCTCTGTGCCATTTGGTGGTTTCTTCAGCTGCCAGTCTGGAAACCCTCTCTCCAATGGTCAATCTCGCTGTCCACCTCAGTTCAGCCAACATCTTGCTGCCATTAGTGATGGCTGTGAGGTGCTGTACTGTGTCCAGTCTGGTGCGTTCACTGAGGGTCAGTTAAATCCAATCCGTCTCCCACCATTCATAAGAAAACCACTGGTTGGCATGAATGCGACAAATACTGTAACTGTAATGACAGAAGGTGATCGTTCTTGGGTGAGAGATGGAGAAAATAAGAAGTGGCGACTGGCAAAGCCTGGTGAGGTTAACCGAATGGATATAGTGTCCGAGTCTGACATGTCATCTTCTCAAATGTCTGGAGGAGAAATAGCTGGTGTAGCTGTTGGTGTGATGGTTCTCATTGCTCTTGTGGTTGCAggaactgtgtttttaatgaaaaaaaggCGATCTTCTGGCCTCAGGGTGACCGGAGGTTATCAAGAACTTTAA